Proteins from a genomic interval of Nostoc sp. TCL240-02:
- the eno gene encoding phosphopyruvate hydratase, with protein sequence MSKFLDTAIEAIAAREILDSRGRPTIEAEVHLANGVVGLAQVPSGASTGSFEAHELRDGDKSRYGGKGVLKAVQNVKESLAPKLLGLDALNQELLDRTMIAIDGSPNKSNLGANAILGVSLAAAKAGAESLDIPLYRYLGGPLANLLPVPLMNVINGGAHASNNVDFQEFMIVPIGATSFREALRWGAEVFATLSQVLDEKGLLTGVGDEGGFAPNLESNQVALELLVAAIKKAGYKPGEEVALALDVAASEFYKNGQYVYDGKPHAPAEFIDYLGQLVDQYPIVSIEDGLHEEDWQSWQLITQKLGSRVQLVGDDLFVTNATRLQRGIQEKAANAILIKLNQIGSLTETLETIDLATRNSIRSVISHRSGETEDTTIADLAVATRAGQIKTGSLCRSERVAKYNRLLRIEDELGDRAVYAGAVGLGPK encoded by the coding sequence TGGTAGACCAACAATTGAAGCCGAAGTGCATTTAGCCAATGGTGTTGTCGGACTAGCGCAGGTTCCCAGTGGTGCTTCCACAGGCTCTTTTGAGGCTCACGAACTGCGTGATGGCGATAAAAGCCGTTATGGGGGCAAAGGCGTACTCAAGGCAGTACAAAACGTCAAAGAATCACTTGCACCAAAATTACTAGGCTTGGATGCCCTCAACCAAGAACTCCTAGACCGCACGATGATCGCCATAGATGGTTCTCCTAACAAATCCAATTTGGGCGCGAATGCGATTTTGGGAGTTTCCCTAGCAGCAGCTAAAGCAGGTGCTGAATCTCTAGATATTCCTCTATATCGCTATTTGGGTGGCCCTTTAGCGAATTTGCTCCCAGTGCCGTTGATGAACGTAATTAACGGTGGCGCACACGCATCAAACAACGTGGACTTTCAAGAGTTTATGATTGTCCCAATTGGCGCAACTTCTTTTCGGGAAGCATTGCGCTGGGGTGCAGAAGTATTTGCTACCCTTAGCCAGGTATTAGATGAGAAGGGTTTGCTTACTGGTGTAGGCGATGAAGGCGGCTTTGCTCCGAACCTAGAATCTAATCAGGTGGCTTTGGAATTGCTAGTTGCTGCCATTAAAAAAGCTGGTTACAAGCCAGGTGAAGAAGTAGCTTTGGCTTTGGATGTGGCTGCTAGCGAATTTTACAAAAATGGCCAGTATGTTTACGATGGTAAACCTCACGCCCCGGCTGAGTTTATTGATTATTTAGGACAACTTGTGGATCAATACCCAATTGTGTCAATTGAGGATGGTTTACATGAAGAAGATTGGCAAAGTTGGCAATTGATCACCCAGAAGTTAGGTTCGCGGGTGCAGTTGGTAGGGGATGATTTGTTTGTAACGAACGCTACTCGTTTGCAAAGAGGCATTCAGGAAAAAGCCGCTAACGCCATTTTGATTAAACTCAATCAAATTGGTTCTCTCACCGAAACCTTGGAAACGATTGATTTGGCAACTCGTAACAGCATCCGTTCAGTAATTAGCCATCGTTCTGGTGAAACCGAAGACACAACGATCGCTGATTTAGCTGTAGCCACCCGTGCCGGTCAAATCAAAACAGGTTCCCTCTGTCGCAGCGAACGGGTAGCAAAATATAATCGCTTGCTGCGAATTGAAGATGAACT